AAGCAGTAATCATCGTAATGGCTGTTGAACAAGGCCAACTGTTGGCCGCCGTGAACCGCATCGCCGGTGTCGTCGATGTCGAGCGTGATGTGTTCGGGAACGCGGGCGAAGTTTCGCAAAACAGATCGATCATCGACAAACCCATGCGGGCCAGTTGCCGCCAGGTCGGCGCGTTCTCCAACCGCGACAGGGTCGGCTGGCTCATCAAGTCCCGGCCCGTCTCCGACAGCCGCCCGCAGGCCAGCTTGAAGGCCGGATCGACGCGCAGGGCGTCCAGATCGTCGCAATCCTCATAGCCGCAGGCAATGGCGAACATCCGCGCCCGGATCATATCGTCGAAACCATGGATCACACTCCCCGGATCGCGGGTGTCGGGAAGATGCGAGGCCAAAAGATCGGCCAAACCGAGGTCACGTTCGATCTCGCGCAGAACCAGAACGCCGCCGTCGGATGACAAACGGCCGCCGTCGAAACGGGCGTGGATTTCCTTGCCGCCGACGGGTGACAAACCGGGCAGATATGGGCTAAATTCCTTCATGGCGACCGTAGGTGAAAATGGTGTCGTGGTTTTGGCTTGGACACCATAAACTCTACGATAATTCAACCATTTAAGCTACGTTCGCCACCCTTTTCGGCCACGGATCGTGAATAATTCGGGCTAGATCACGTCGTGTTTGATCGGATTCGATCAAACATGAAAAACGTGATCGATTCCAATAAGGTCGCGCGTGTCTAGCGGGTCCGATTGGACCCGACACGCGCTAGTCCGGCTGGACCATATGCACGACCCGCTGCGGGAACGGAATATCGATGCCCTCGGCGTCGAGCTTTTCCTTGAATGCCTTGGTCAGGTCGAACTTGACGCCCCAGTAGTCGCTGGACCGGACCCAGACCCGCACGGTGATATCTACCGAACTATCCCCCAGGTTGGAGACCACTACTTGGTGAGCGGGATCTTTCAAGGAGCGGGAATCGGCGGTGATGACGCTTTCGATGGCGGATATGGCCTGATCCATGTTGGCGCCATAGCCAATGCCGACGAGAAAATCCACCCGGCGGGTGTTGTGGTAGCTGTAATTGGTCACCGAGCCGCCCCAGATTTGCCCGTTGGGCATAACGATATGGACGTTGTCCGGGGTCGCCAGATCGGTGGTAAACAAATTCAGCGCCTTGACCGTTCCGGCATGGCCGCCGGCGTCGATGTAGTCGCCGACCTTGAACGGGCGGAAGATCAACAGCATGACGCCCGCCGCCACGTTGGACAGGGTCCCCTGCAACGCCAGGCCGATGGCTAGGCCGACCGCACCCAAGGCCGCGATGATCGAGGCGGTCTGTATGCCGAACTGACCGAGGACGGCGACGAGCGTGAACGTCAGCACCAGATACTTGACGATGCTGGAGAAGAAGCCGCGCAAGGTGCTGTCGAAACGCTCGAACTTGCTCAGGCCCTTGTTGACCGCGCCCCGGGCCCAACCGGAGACGATCCAGCCGATAATGAGAATGCCAATGGCGCCAATCACGTCGAGCCCGTAGGAAGTCACCATGGTGACAACTTCCTCGATCACGGCCTGGATGGTTTCCTGCATTTGTTCCATATCCATGTTATCCATGGGGCATTCTCCTTGTTGGCATGACAATAGGCGCCGAAAGACAGGGTTGTAGCGGTCTTCAAGTCGTTTGGCTGGCGGAAAATAACGTTATTTTGTCGTCATCACCCAAACACCGTTCCATTCCCCTGCTGGGGGGGCTTCCTTGAGGTGTTCGCAGCGCTCAATATACATTTTGGAGCAGGCATCATTGGGATTGGCTTTCAGGGCCTCGTTGAACTTGGTGATCGCCCGGTCCCATTCCGCGGCGCGGAAATGGTTGATGCCTTCTTGGAAGTGCCCCATCACATCCATCATGTTGGGGAACTCGTTGTCTTTGTAATAATCCAATACTTCAAAAACGGGCACCGGTTGGGTCTTGCCCTTGACCACCAACAAATCCACCTCGCGCATGCGGTAGGTGCCACGCAGGGCGGACCGGGTATTCTCGCTGATCAGGATATGGGCGCCGTACTGTTTGCAGGCGGCTTCCAGCCGCGAGGCCAGATTCACGCCGTCGCCAATGACCGTGTAGTCCATGCGCTTGGGCGAGCCGATGTTGCCGGATACGACCACGTCCGTATTGATACCGACCCGCATGCCCACTTCCGGCTGTCCATGAGCCCGTCTGTTGGCATTCCAATCCCCCAACTGGGATTGCATGGCGATGCCGGTGCGCAGGGCACGGTCTTCGTCATCGTCATGGGGCAGCGGAATGCCGAACTCGGCCATGATGGCATCGCCGATATACTTGTCGAGCATGCCACCTTCCTGAGAGACACATTCCACCATGATGGTGAAATACTCATTGAGCAGCGACACCGTGGCTTGCGGGCCCAGTTCCTCGGACAGGGTGGTGAAGCTCTTGATGTCGGTAAACAGCATGGTGGCCTTGGAATTCTGGCCACCCAACAGGTCTTCGCCGCTTTCCAATAGCTTGTCGGCGAGACCCGGGTCCATGTAGCGGGACATGGTGGATTTGACCCGCTTTTCGGCGGAAATGTCTTCGAGCATGATCAGCGTGCCCAGGGCCTTGTTCTCGCCGGTGACCAGGGGCAGGGCGGTGAAATTGGTCGAGACCTTCTGGCCGCGCCATTCCATTTCCGCGTCCATGGAGATATCGGTTTCCTGCGTCTCGCTGACCCGTTCGACCTTTTCCATGATCCAGCGGTTGGGGCCGGTGAAAATCTCCGGGCCCTTGAAGCCGATGATCTCCTCGGCCCGGTGCTTGAGAATACGCAGACCGGCGGCGTTACAGGTGACGATGCCGCCATTTTCGTCCAGGGTCAAAACACCGTTGGACATGGATTGCAGCATGCTCTCGTTATAGTTCTTGATGCTTTGCACATCATCAAAGAGCTTGGCGTTTTCCAAGGCGATGGCGACTTGAGAGTTAAAGGCCTTGAGCCTTTGTTCGTCTTCCTCGGTGAAGGGACCGCCGCGTTTGTTCAGCACCTGTGTCACACCAATGTTCTTGCCGCGCTTGTTCATCACCGGCACGCAGAGAATGGAGCGGGTGAAAAAGCCGGTTTTCTTGTCGAAGGCCGGGTTGAAGCGCAGGTCCGCATAGGCGTGCGGAATATTGACTGATTCCTGAGAAGTGAAGACCGCACCGGCAATGCCCAGGTGATTGGGCAGGCGGATTTCGCCCACATCGTCGCCCTGGGCCACGCGGGAAAACAGTTCGTTGGTCTTGTCGTCGTTGAGGAACAAGGTCGAGCGTTCGGCATTGAGCATGGAGGTCGCTTCGGACATGACCTTCTGCAACAGCACGTTCAAATCGATTTCGGCGGTCAGTTCGGCCACCACATCAAGAAATTCTCGCTCTTGTTCACGGGCCTTTTGGACCCGTTCGATCGTTTGGGCATTGCGCAGGGCGATGGCTACCTGCTGCATCATGGCTTCGAGGATTTCCTGGTCCAGCTTGCTGAACTTGCCTTTGCGTTTGTTGAGCACCTGAGCGACGCCGATGACGTGGCCTTTCACCGTGCGGATGGGCGCGGCCATGATGGAGCGGGTGACGAACCCGGTTTGTTCGTCGACCGCCGAATTAAACCGTTCGTCGGCCTGGGCATCATCGACCACCAGCGGCTGCTTCATGGTGAAGACACTGCCCGCGATGCCTGAGTTATTGAGGATGCGGATTTCCCGTCGCATGGACCCTTGGGCGACCCGGGCGATCAGCTCGCTGGTTTCTTCGTCATTGAGGAAAATGGTGCCGCGTTCGGCTTCCAGGTGCAAGGTGGTCACATCGACCAATTGCTCCAATACCTCGTCGAGAGTTTCCACCACGGAAACCCGCCGCAGGATATCCTCCAGGGCCTTCGCTTTTCGCGTATCTTTGCTAACTGGCACCGTTCAACCCTTCCCTCAATGATCCGGCCTTACGCATCCGCTGTGCCGCGTTCGGCTGTGACGGCATCCAGTCGGTCCCTCAGGACGCCAATGGTTTCCTTTAGATGCCGCTGTTCATCTTGTGCGATCCGCGCGTCCGATTGCAACTTTTCATGCTGACGATTTTTCTGTTCTTCCAATTCATCGCGCAGAAAAGAGGCCATATCCTTAAGCTGTTGGATCTCCCCTTGGGCGGCAGCGGTGATTTCCCGACCGATCTGCGTCTTTTCGTCTTCCAACTGCTCCATCTGGTCGCGCAGAGCCTGGATAGTTTCGTTGAGTCGACCAATCTCGCCCTGGGCCTCTGCGTGGGCGGCGGCGACGGCTCGATCCTTGTCGGCGGATTCCTCTTCCAATTGATCGCGCAGGGCGGCCACGAGTTGATTGAGCATGGAGATCTCGTTGGCGCTCAATTCGCGGGTAGACTGGACCGCCTTGTCGCATTCCTCGGCCATGTTCTGGATACGATGGCGTAAGGCCGCCACGGTATCGCGCAGTTGGGTGATTTCGCCTCGAGACTCGGTAATCGCGACCTCAACGGCCTTTTCCCGTGATGTATCGGCTTTCTCAAGCAGGACTCGCAACTCGGCGATGGTTTCCCGGTGGCGCTCATTTTCCGACTGCAAATTCGTCGCCACGGCCCGGACCGCCGATTCTTTATCCAAGTCGGCGGATTCGAGGCGTTCCCGCAATGATGAGATCGAATCCTTGAGGGTCGTCGTTTCCTTATTGAATTCCGACGTGGCGTTCTCGAGGGCCTCTTGGGTATGAAGATTGGCCAAATCCAACTCGTCGCGCATGACGGCAATGGTCTCGCGAAGATAGCGATTCTCATCGGCCACGGACCCGCCAGCATTGGCGGTCGCGCGTTTGGTGGATTTCTTTTTCGGTGTTTCGTCCGTCATCGTTCCCCGTGCCGGTCGCTTTTGGCTCCCTCAAGCTGCTGACATGATACCCTAATTTTTACCAAGACGCATGAAAACGGGAAGCCAAAAATATCGAGGGGGGCTTTTCCGTCGGCCAAAGCCCCATATATTATGAAGACAGACCCGAACTTAAGGCGATAATCCAGATTATGAGCGATCACGACCATAACGACGATGATGACCAACAGGGGGGAGATCCCGGCCTGGCGGTCAAGGCTCGCCCCAAGACCAAAAAGCCATCCATGTACAAGGTGTTGATGCTCAACGATGATTACACGCCGATGGAGTTCGTCGTGCATGTGCTGGAGCGCTTCTTCAACAAAAATCAGGATGAAGCGACTCGAATCATGCTCCATGTGCACCAGCGGGGCGTTGGGATCTGTGGCGTCTTCACCTATGAAGTGGCCGAAGCCAAGGCCACCCAGGTAATGGATCTGGCCCGCGAACATCAGCACCCGCTCCAATGCACCATTGAAAAGGACTGACAGGCCCATGCTTTCCCGCAACCTGGAACAGACTCTCCATCGCGCCCTGGCCCTGGCCGGCGAACGGCTGCACGAACTGGTGACCCTGGAACACTTGCTGTTGGCGCTGGTCGACGACCCGGACGCCACGGCGGTGATGCGGGCCTGCGGTGTCGATCCTGAGAATCTGCGGAGCGATCTGACCACCTTTATCGATGAAGAGCTGGAAAGCCTGATTACCGGTGTGGCCGGAGAGGACGCCAAGCCCACCGCCGGTTTCCAACGGGTCGTGCAGCGCGCAGCCATCCATGTGCAATCCTCCGGGCGCGAGGAAGTCACCGGGGCCAATGTGTTGGTCGCCTTGTTCTCCGAACGCGAATCCCATGCGGTCTATTTCCTGCAATTGCATGAAATGTCCCGTTTTGACGCCGTCCAATATATTTCTCACGGTATCGCCAAGGTCCCCGGAGCCGCTGAACCCCGCCCAGTGCGCGGCGCCGACGAAGGGGAAGAGGGTGAAGAAGAGGCCGTGCGGCAGGGCAAGGAGGCGCTGGATGCCTATTGCGTCAACCTCAACGAAAAGGCCGACGCGGGTAAGATCGATCCGCTGATCGGGCGCGAGGCGGAAATCGAGCGCACCATTCAAATTCTCTGTCGCCGCTCCAAGAATAACCCGCTTTATGTGGGCGATCCCGGTGTCGGCAAGACCGCCATCGCCGAAGGGTTGGCACGACGCATTACCGAGAAGAAAGTGCCCGACGTGCTGAACGACGCGATTATATTCGCCTTGGATATGGGATCGCTATTGGCCGGAACCCGCTACCGTGGCGACTTCGAAGAACGCCTGAAGGCGGTGATGAAGGAACTGGAAGAAACC
The sequence above is drawn from the Magnetospira sp. QH-2 genome and encodes:
- a CDS encoding GAF domain-containing protein codes for the protein MPVSKDTRKAKALEDILRRVSVVETLDEVLEQLVDVTTLHLEAERGTIFLNDEETSELIARVAQGSMRREIRILNNSGIAGSVFTMKQPLVVDDAQADERFNSAVDEQTGFVTRSIMAAPIRTVKGHVIGVAQVLNKRKGKFSKLDQEILEAMMQQVAIALRNAQTIERVQKAREQEREFLDVVAELTAEIDLNVLLQKVMSEATSMLNAERSTLFLNDDKTNELFSRVAQGDDVGEIRLPNHLGIAGAVFTSQESVNIPHAYADLRFNPAFDKKTGFFTRSILCVPVMNKRGKNIGVTQVLNKRGGPFTEEDEQRLKAFNSQVAIALENAKLFDDVQSIKNYNESMLQSMSNGVLTLDENGGIVTCNAAGLRILKHRAEEIIGFKGPEIFTGPNRWIMEKVERVSETQETDISMDAEMEWRGQKVSTNFTALPLVTGENKALGTLIMLEDISAEKRVKSTMSRYMDPGLADKLLESGEDLLGGQNSKATMLFTDIKSFTTLSEELGPQATVSLLNEYFTIMVECVSQEGGMLDKYIGDAIMAEFGIPLPHDDDEDRALRTGIAMQSQLGDWNANRRAHGQPEVGMRVGINTDVVVSGNIGSPKRMDYTVIGDGVNLASRLEAACKQYGAHILISENTRSALRGTYRMREVDLLVVKGKTQPVPVFEVLDYYKDNEFPNMMDVMGHFQEGINHFRAAEWDRAITKFNEALKANPNDACSKMYIERCEHLKEAPPAGEWNGVWVMTTK
- a CDS encoding mechanosensitive ion channel family protein codes for the protein MDNMDMEQMQETIQAVIEEVVTMVTSYGLDVIGAIGILIIGWIVSGWARGAVNKGLSKFERFDSTLRGFFSSIVKYLVLTFTLVAVLGQFGIQTASIIAALGAVGLAIGLALQGTLSNVAAGVMLLIFRPFKVGDYIDAGGHAGTVKALNLFTTDLATPDNVHIVMPNGQIWGGSVTNYSYHNTRRVDFLVGIGYGANMDQAISAIESVITADSRSLKDPAHQVVVSNLGDSSVDITVRVWVRSSDYWGVKFDLTKAFKEKLDAEGIDIPFPQRVVHMVQPD
- the clpS gene encoding ATP-dependent Clp protease adapter ClpS produces the protein MSDHDHNDDDDQQGGDPGLAVKARPKTKKPSMYKVLMLNDDYTPMEFVVHVLERFFNKNQDEATRIMLHVHQRGVGICGVFTYEVAEAKATQVMDLAREHQHPLQCTIEKD